The Halobaculum magnesiiphilum genome contains the following window.
CCGAGGCTGTCGGCCGGCGCCAAGAAGTCGCCGACGGCCGCCGCGGCCGCGGCCTCGTTACCCCTCGCCTCGTCCGCGCCGTCGTCTCCGTCCTCCCCTTCGGCGGCGACGAGCACCACGACGGGTCCCTCGCCCTCGGACACGCCGAGGGTCAGCGCGCGGTCGATCTGCCGGCGGCCGGCGGCGTACAGCATGACCTCGACGCCGCGGTCGCGGGCGACGTTCTCCCCGCGCTCGATGGCCCGGTCGGCCAGTTCGAGCGCGCGTTCGAGGTGCGCGCGGTCGACGACGTATCGGGCGTCGAACGCCTGGACCGTACAGCCGGTCTCCTCGCCGATCCGGGTCAACTCGCCGAGGAACGCGTCGAGGTCGTCGATGGCCGTGACGCCGTCGACGAGCTTCACGAGAAATCACCGAACGTTGCCTGTCCGCTTCCGTCCTCGTCGGTGTCGCTCCCGGCGGTCGCCGCCGCCGACGCGCTCGCGTCCTTCCGGACGCCCTCCATCGAGGGGTCCTGTCGGCCGACCGCCTGGAGGACGTTCTCGGCGGTCTTCTCACGTCCGCGCAGCGCGCCGAGCACGACCGACTTGTCGGCCTCGCGCAGCTCCGCGCGGGTTTCGATGCCGGCCTCGAACAGCCGACGGGCGCGCTTGCGGCCGACGCCCCGAACCCCCGTCAGGTCGAGCAGCTCCTCGCGGACGCCGTCCTCGACGCGTTTCTTCGCCTCGCGGACGTCGAGCACCACGTCGAGGTCGAGCTCGTTCGCCAACTGCTCGGCCGCCCCGAGCAGCCACTCGGCGGTGTCGACCTTCCCGCGGATGTCGCCCGGGCCGACGCCGTAGCGCTCGGTGATGGTGTCCTCGTCCAGCTCGCTGGCCCAGTCCTCCAGCAGGCGGGCTGTCTTGAGCGCCGCCAGCCAGTCCTCGAACGCCACGTCCTCGAACTCCGAGGGGGCGTGCCCGAGGAACTCCTCCTCGCGCTCGTAGAACTGCTCCTCGTACGTCTCGCGGTCGCCCGATTTCAGGTACAGCTGGTACATGTCGGGCGTCCGCGCGACGAGGTGGTACAGCCCGAGCGGGGTGATCGTCGGGCCGTCGTCTCTCCCTTCCTCGCCGTCTCCCTCGCCTCCCTCGTCGCTCTCGCCCTCGCCCGCATTGGCGTCGCCCGCGCTGTCGTCCGCATCGCCGCCGTCGGCGTCGCCGGCGACGAGGTCGTTTCCGGTGACGAACCCGGCGTCCGCGGCGTCCTCGGGAACCTCGGCGTCACCGTCGGGACGGCTCCGGCGACCCGCGGCGACCGCG
Protein-coding sequences here:
- the cgi121 gene encoding KEOPS complex subunit Cgi121 produces the protein MKLVDGVTAIDDLDAFLGELTRIGEETGCTVQAFDARYVVDRAHLERALELADRAIERGENVARDRGVEVMLYAAGRRQIDRALTLGVSEGEGPVVVLVAAEGEDGDDGADEARGNEAAAAAAVGDFLAPADSLGDYDEDLVREYFGIDETELGATAGSLADVVHERVALLDVRK